From the genome of Gryllotalpicola protaetiae:
GTCGATGACGCGCAGCGACGCGTTGGTCGTGACGCGACCGCGAGCCTCGATCGGCAGGTCGGTGTTGCGGGTGACCGTCGGGGTCGCCATGACACCGGCGGTCCAGACGATGAGATCGCTCTCGTAGGTGTCGCCGTTCGACAGCTCGATCTTGCCGCCCTCCGCGCTCTTCAGCTGCGTGTCGAGGTGGATCGGCGCGCCGCGCTCGGCGAGGCGGTTGACGACCCAGTGGCTCGTCTCGAGCGACACCTCGGGCATGATGCGTCCCATGGCCTCGACGAGGTGGAACTTGGTCTCGTCGAAGTCGATCTCGGGGTAGGTCTGCAGCAGAGCGGATGCGGCCGAGCGCAGCTCGCCGTACGCCTCGATGCCGGCGAAGCCGCCGCCGACGACCGTGACGGTCAGCAGACGCTCACGCAGCGGGTCGCCCTTGGGCAGGCCGGCCGCCTTGTCGAAGTTCGTGATGAGGCGGTCGCGCACGGCGACGGCCTCTTCGATGTTCTTCATGCCATAGGCGAGATCGGCGACGCCGGGGATCGGGAAGGTGCGGCTGACGGCACCGGCGGTCACGACCACCTGGTCGTATTCGACGTCGAAGGGCTCGCCCACGAGCGGGGTGACGGTGACCTTCTTCTCGGCGTTGTTGATGAAGGTCGCGCGGCCGGAGATGAGCTTGGTGGTCTTGAGGTGGCGGCGGTGGACCACCGTCGCGTAGCGCGGGTCGATGGCGCCCGCTGCGACCTCGGGGAGGAACGGCTGGTAGGTCATGTAGGGCAGCGGGTCGATCAGAGTGACCTCTGCCTCACCCTTGCGAAGCGACTTCTCGAGCTTCCACGCGGTATAGAAACCGGCGTAGCCACCGCCGACAATCAAGATCTTGGGCACAGTTCAGCGACTCCTCGGAGGAAAAAGTGTGTCTCTAGCCTACAGGCGCGAAATCAGAGGCCGTAATCGGCGCATTCGCAGACATCAGGCGACCAACTCCCACGTTCCAGGGCGAGATCGCCGATCGGATTGACCCCGGGACCGGCCGCGAGAGCATGCGCTGAGAGAGCATGCAGGCACTTCACGCGGGCCGGCATCCCCCCGGCGGAGAAGCCGCGGATCTCCTCGACGACCTCGATCGACTCGCGGTCTGCGAGGTATGCCTCATGAGCGCTCTGATAGGCGGCCTGCACTCCGGCATCCGTCGCCAGCAGATCCTGCAGTTCGACCATCACATGGTCGGCCTCCAGCCGCGACATGGCGGCGGTTGCCGCGGGATGGCTCAGGTAGTACAGCGTGGGGAACGGCGAGCCCACTCCGGGCAGCCGCGGCGCGGTCGCGACGACCGTCGGGTTGCCGCAGACGCAGCGCGCGGCGATGCCGAGCACGCCGCGGGCCGGCCGCCCGAGCTGTGCGGAGACGACGGCGATGTCGCGGTCGCCGGCCGGCTCGAACGGAGGGGTGGTCACCCGACCATTCTCTCAGTGATCGGCGGACTTGTCCGGCTGCTCGAGCATCGAGCGCAGTAGGGTCGACGACCAGTCGCCGCCCTGCTGCTGCACCTTGGTGCTGACCTTCTTCGGCGCGGAGGCGGGCGCAGGCGGCAGATCGTCGATGATCAGGTAGCTGGTCTCCCCCGGCATCACATAGAGCAGGCGGTCGCGTGCCTGCGCCTTGATGTAGTCGGGGTCGTCCCAGTCCTTGATCTGGGTGTCGAGCTTGCCGATGCGGGCCTTCTGCTCATCGTTCGACGCCTGCAGCTTCGAGATCTGCTGCTGCTGCTGCGTGTACATGCGGATCGTCGGCGCGAGCACCAGCACCGCGAGCACGATCACGCCGAACATGACGACCGTGAACCAGGAGAATCGGATGCCACGCAACCAGCCCCGCGTGTTCACGGCGGCGGGACGGGGGGTCGACATGATGCCGAGCGTAGGCGAGACCCAGAAGCGCGCCGCCCCAGTGGGACGGCGCGCCTTCTGTTTGTTCGCTGTGTTCTCTACTTCCCGAAACGGGGGAAGGCGCGCTTGCCGGCGAAGGTCGCGGCGTCGCCGAGCTCCTCCTCGATGCGCAGCAGCTGGTTGTACTTGGCCACACGCTCGCTGCGGGCCGGGGCGCCGCTCTTGATCTGCCCGGAGTTCACGGCGACGACGAGATCGGCGATCGTGGTGTCCTCGGTCTCGCCAGAGCGGTGCGAGAACATCGTCGTGTAGCCGGCGCGGTGCGCGAGCTCGACGGCGTCGAGCGTCTCGGTCAGCGTGCCGATCTGGTTCACCTTGACGAGCAGCGAGTTCGCGACGCCCAGGTCGATGCCCTTGGCGAGGCGGGTGGGGTTGGTGACGAACAGGTCGTCGCCGACGAGTTGGACCTTGCTGCCGAGCGCGTCGGTGAAGGCCTTCCAGTTGTCCCAGTCGTCCTCGGCGAGCGCGTCCTCGATGGTGACGATCGGGAAGTCGTTCACAAGTCCCTCGAAGTAGCCGATGAGCTGCTCGGCCGACCAGTCCTTGCCCTCGACGCGGTAGACGCCGTCAGTGAAGAACTCGGTCGCGGCGACGTCGAGGCCGACCGCGATGTCGAAGCCCGGCGTGAAGCCGGCCTTCTCGATCGCCTTGATGAGGAAGTCGAGGCCCTCGCGATTGCTGGGCAGGTCAGGGGCGAAGCCGCCCTCGTCGCCGAGACCGGTCGCGAAGCCGGCCGCCTTCAGCTCGCCCTTGAGGACGTGATAGGTCTCAGCTCCCCAGCGCAGCGCCTCTGCGAAGGTCTCGGCGCCGATCGGCGCGAGGAAGTACTCCTGGAAGTCGATGCCGTTGTCGGCGTGCTCGCCGCCGTTGATGACGTTGAACAGCGGCACGGGAAGGACGTGCGCGTTCGGGCCGCCGACGTACTGGTACAGCGGCAGGTCGACCGAGTCGGCCGCAGCGCGCGCGACGGCGAGCGAGACGCCGAGGATCGCGTTCGCGCCGAGGTTCGCCTTGTTGTCGCTGCCGTCGGCCTCGATCAGGGTCGCGTCGATGGCGCGCTGCTCGGTGGCCTCGATGCCCTCGATGGCCGGGCCGAGCACGTCGAGCACGGCGTCGACGGCCTTGGTCACGCCCTTGCCGAGGTAGCGGCTCTTGTCGCCGTCGCGCAGCTCGTACGCCTCGAACGCGCCGGTGGAGGCACCGGACGGAACAGCGGCGCGGGACACGGTCCCGTCGTCGAGCAGCACCTCGACCTCGACGGTCGGGTTGCCGCGGGAATCCAGGATCTCGCGAGCGCCAACGGCCTCGATAGCAGCCACAGTGTTCTCCTTCTGCTGGTGGTCGGTCTCACTCTACTGACGAGCAGTGCGCCGCAGAAAAGCGGAAATCTGGCCGGAAATCGCTTGTTTCGCGCCAATTCCCCTGGCGGTCATCGACGATTGCCGCTCGTGTGCGCATCCGGTCACGCCAACGGCCGGAATTCGAGGTCGCCGACCGATGAGGTCTGCGCGCTCACGTTCGCGACCGAGCCGTAGCCCGACTCGGCGGCGCGCGCGAGCAGGGCCTTCACATTCTTCGTGCGCTTCTCGAGCCGCACCCGCTTGCCCTCGCCGACGAGCGCCGTCTGCAGCGCGATCAGCGTGGCAGGCGGCACATCTCTGTCGTGCAGCAGCACGACGGCGTCGAGGGCGGAGGTCTCGTCGTCGGGAAGGAGGTCGACGATGCGCTCGAATCCGATCGAGAAACCGGCGGCCGGGGCATCCGTGCCCGCGAATCGCCCGATCATGCCGTCGTAGCGCCCGCCGCCACCGAGCGACGAGCTGAACTCGGGGTGCTGGATCTCGAAGATCGCACCCGTGTAGTAGCCCATGCCGCGCACCAGGTTGTGCGAGAAGATCAGCGGCACATCGGGCGCCGCCGCCTTCACCGCGTCGCGGATCTCGAGCAGCTGCGCATACGCGTCGGGGTCGAGCCACGCCGGCGCGTTCTCGCCCGTGAGGTTCCAGCCGTCGTCGTCCAGCTCCGCGAGGTCAGCACGCGCCTGGTCGGCGAGCTCCGGCTCCAGGAGCTCGAGCGCCAGGAGCTCGGCGACCACCCCGTCGACGCCGATCTTGTCCTCTTTGTCGATCGTGATGAGCGCGCGGTCGCTCTGCTTCGACGCGATCTTCCATGACGCGATCAGGTGCTTCAAGATCGCGCGGTGATTGATGCGGATGCGGCAGCCGGCCAGTCCCAGCGCGGTGAGCGTCGCTGCGGTCGCGGTGATCAGCTCGACCTCCGCGAGGATCCCGGCCTCTCCGATGATGTCGATGTCGCACTGCACGAACTGGCGATAGCGGCCCTTCTGCGGGCGCTCCGCCCGCCAGACCGGTGCGATCTGGATCGACTTGAAGACGCCGGGCAGTTTGGCCCGATTGGTCGCGTAGAAGCGGGCGAGCGGCACGGTCAGGTCGAAGCGCAGCCCGAGGTCTGTGAGGGCGGTGAGATCGCCGGATGCCGCAGCCCGCGTCACGTCGTCGGAGTCGAGGCCGCGTTTGAGGATCCCGAAGGCGAGCTTCTCGTTGTCGCCGCCGAGGCCCGAGTGCAGGCGGGTCGAGTCCTCGACGACCGGCGTCTCGATCTCCTCGAAGCCGCGCGCCGCGTACTGCGCACGGATGATGGAGAGGAGCCGTTCGCGCTTCGCCTTCTCGTACGGGAGGAAGTCGCGCATGCCACGAGGCGGATTCACGTCTTGGGCCATGAGGCAATCCTCTCATTGCTGGGAATACGCCAGGAGCGCCGATGACTTGTAGTTCACATGCCTGAACGATCGTCCGGGGTCGGGCTGCGCTCTGAGCGCGGGCCTGTGCTTCTCTCCCAAATGCTCGCCACGGGTCTCGTCGCCCTCGACTCCACGATCATCGCCACCGCGTCGACGTCGATCGCGAAGGATCTCGGGCACTTCCAGCAGCTGCCCTGGCTGTTCTCGGTCTACCTGCTCGCGCAGGCCGTCGTCGTCCCGATCTACGGCCGGCTCGCCGATGTCGTCGGCCGCAAGAACACCCTGCTGTTCGGCATCGCGCTCTTCCTGCTCGGCTCGATCCTCTGTGGCGCTGCCTGGTCGATGCCGGTGTTGATCGGCGCCCGCGTGATCCAGGGCCTCGGAGCCGGGGCCGTGCTGCCCGTGTCGATGACGATCACGGCTGATCTGTACACGCTCGAAGAGCGCGCGAAGGTGCAGGGCTACCTCGCGTCGGTGTGGGCGATCGCCTCGGTCGTCGGGCCGACGCTCGGCGGCGTGTTCGCGCAGCTCGGCATCTGGCGCTGGATCTTCTGGATCAACATCCCCCTCGGCGCCGTCGCGGTGTTCATGCTGTGGCGTTCGTACCACGAGAAGCGCGCCTCGGCAGAGCGCGAGCCGATCGACTACTTGGGCGCGGTGCTGCTCGCCGGCGGCACCACCCTGCTGCTGCTCGGACTGCTCGAGGGCGGCCAGGCATGGGCATGGGGCTCGGCGCTCGGCGTCGGAATCTTCGTGCTGGCGGCCGCGCTGATCGCGGCCTTCGTGTACGTCGAGCTGCGGGTGAAGCATCCGATCTTCTCGCTCGCTCTCCTCAAGCGCCGGGTCGTCGCCGCCTCGACCGTCGCTTCGCTGATGATCGGCGTGGTCGTGCTGGGGCTGTCGACGTACGTCCCGATCTACGCGCAGAACGTGCTCGGCTTCGGCGCGCTGATCGCGGGTCTCGCGCTCGCGGCGCTGACGATCGGCTGGCCGGCCGCCGCCTCGCAGGCGGGGCGGCTGTATCTGCGCTGGGGATTCCGCGTGACCTCGGTGATCGGGTCGCTGCTCGTCGTCCTCGGTGCCGGGCTGACGCTGATGCTGCGCGAGCACTCGTCGATCTGGCTGGTGGCGCTGTTCTGCTTCATCATCGGCTGCGGCATGGGATTCACCGCCGTGCCTTCGCTGATCGCGGCGCAGTCCTCTGCGGAGTACCACGAGCGCGGAGCCGTCACCGGGACGAACATGTTCGCGCGCTCGATGGGCTCGGCGATCGGCGTCGCCATCTTCGGCGCGGTCGTGAATTCGCGGGTAACGCTGACGGCCGCCGGCGTGCCCGAGGGTCCGGGGCTCGCGAACGCCATGCACCTCGTGTACACGGCGATCTTCGTGGTCGCGCTCGTACTGCTCGTGTCGGTGCTGTTCCTGCCGGGTCACCGGCGCCGCGAGATCGAGCAGACCGACACAGGGGCCGCGGTCACCGCCTAGCGCTTGGTCGCGTTCGGTCCATTCAGTGGTCGCAAATGGCTCGCTTTTCAGCGAAAGGCGGGCCATTTGCGACCACGCTGCGGTGGAACGGAACGGAACGACGCGGGGTGGTCGGCCCGGGTCAGAACTCGGCGGCGCGCACCGCGTCCGAGAGCGCACGCACCCGGGCGCGCAGCGCGCGCTCGGCGTCGAGGCCCTGGGCGCGCGCCGCGGCGACGATGGCGAGGAGCTGCTCGCCCAGCTCGTCTTCGCTCGTGAAGGAGGCCGGTGCGGCATCCGTCGCCACCCCGACCGATGCCGCGCGGCCGATTGTCTTGTCGGCCAGCGCGAGCGCAGGCAGCGAGCGGGGGATGCCGTCGAGCACACTCTTCCGCTCGTGTTTCTCCGCCTTCTTGGCGGCCGTCCAGAGACGCACCACGTCTTCGGGCGTCTCGGCCACTTCACCTGCGAAGACGTGCGGATGCCGGCGGATCAT
Proteins encoded in this window:
- a CDS encoding MDR family MFS transporter; the encoded protein is MPERSSGVGLRSERGPVLLSQMLATGLVALDSTIIATASTSIAKDLGHFQQLPWLFSVYLLAQAVVVPIYGRLADVVGRKNTLLFGIALFLLGSILCGAAWSMPVLIGARVIQGLGAGAVLPVSMTITADLYTLEERAKVQGYLASVWAIASVVGPTLGGVFAQLGIWRWIFWINIPLGAVAVFMLWRSYHEKRASAEREPIDYLGAVLLAGGTTLLLLGLLEGGQAWAWGSALGVGIFVLAAALIAAFVYVELRVKHPIFSLALLKRRVVAASTVASLMIGVVVLGLSTYVPIYAQNVLGFGALIAGLALAALTIGWPAAASQAGRLYLRWGFRVTSVIGSLLVVLGAGLTLMLREHSSIWLVALFCFIIGCGMGFTAVPSLIAAQSSAEYHERGAVTGTNMFARSMGSAIGVAIFGAVVNSRVTLTAAGVPEGPGLANAMHLVYTAIFVVALVLLVSVLFLPGHRRREIEQTDTGAAVTA
- a CDS encoding NAD(P)/FAD-dependent oxidoreductase — its product is MPKILIVGGGYAGFYTAWKLEKSLRKGEAEVTLIDPLPYMTYQPFLPEVAAGAIDPRYATVVHRRHLKTTKLISGRATFINNAEKKVTVTPLVGEPFDVEYDQVVVTAGAVSRTFPIPGVADLAYGMKNIEEAVAVRDRLITNFDKAAGLPKGDPLRERLLTVTVVGGGFAGIEAYGELRSAASALLQTYPEIDFDETKFHLVEAMGRIMPEVSLETSHWVVNRLAERGAPIHLDTQLKSAEGGKIELSNGDTYESDLIVWTAGVMATPTVTRNTDLPIEARGRVTTNASLRVIDADGEVIEGAWSAGDVAAVPDLTGKGVGGFCVPNAQHAVRQAKRLAKNLIAVLRGEDPVDYIHKSLGAVASIGLYDGVFQSGNLAFKGFIAWLMHRGYHGLAMPSWERKWRVIFGWLGNFFLGRDFATISAVQTPRANFEEFASRPRPAAPEVAAAPAVAPAPAVPAAAAAAPTPEVVEAAPAPKRAPRKTAAQRAAEADAKAPEGAETPAE
- a CDS encoding FtsB family cell division protein: MSTPRPAAVNTRGWLRGIRFSWFTVVMFGVIVLAVLVLAPTIRMYTQQQQQISKLQASNDEQKARIGKLDTQIKDWDDPDYIKAQARDRLLYVMPGETSYLIIDDLPPAPASAPKKVSTKVQQQGGDWSSTLLRSMLEQPDKSADH
- a CDS encoding DUF501 domain-containing protein, with the protein product MTTPPFEPAGDRDIAVVSAQLGRPARGVLGIAARCVCGNPTVVATAPRLPGVGSPFPTLYYLSHPAATAAMSRLEADHVMVELQDLLATDAGVQAAYQSAHEAYLADRESIEVVEEIRGFSAGGMPARVKCLHALSAHALAAGPGVNPIGDLALERGSWSPDVCECADYGL
- a CDS encoding MazG family protein encodes the protein MTASELDAFAAAMSEVLDTCVWSQRETHASLVPYLIEESYELVEAIEAGTRDDLLEELGDVLWQIVFHAEIARRTPSEGFDVQEVAANVRAKMIRRHPHVFAGEVAETPEDVVRLWTAAKKAEKHERKSVLDGIPRSLPALALADKTIGRAASVGVATDAAPASFTSEDELGEQLLAIVAAARAQGLDAERALRARVRALSDAVRAAEF
- the eno gene encoding phosphopyruvate hydratase, encoding MAAIEAVGAREILDSRGNPTVEVEVLLDDGTVSRAAVPSGASTGAFEAYELRDGDKSRYLGKGVTKAVDAVLDVLGPAIEGIEATEQRAIDATLIEADGSDNKANLGANAILGVSLAVARAAADSVDLPLYQYVGGPNAHVLPVPLFNVINGGEHADNGIDFQEYFLAPIGAETFAEALRWGAETYHVLKGELKAAGFATGLGDEGGFAPDLPSNREGLDFLIKAIEKAGFTPGFDIAVGLDVAATEFFTDGVYRVEGKDWSAEQLIGYFEGLVNDFPIVTIEDALAEDDWDNWKAFTDALGSKVQLVGDDLFVTNPTRLAKGIDLGVANSLLVKVNQIGTLTETLDAVELAHRAGYTTMFSHRSGETEDTTIADLVVAVNSGQIKSGAPARSERVAKYNQLLRIEEELGDAATFAGKRAFPRFGK
- the hisS gene encoding histidine--tRNA ligase; the protein is MAQDVNPPRGMRDFLPYEKAKRERLLSIIRAQYAARGFEEIETPVVEDSTRLHSGLGGDNEKLAFGILKRGLDSDDVTRAAASGDLTALTDLGLRFDLTVPLARFYATNRAKLPGVFKSIQIAPVWRAERPQKGRYRQFVQCDIDIIGEAGILAEVELITATAATLTALGLAGCRIRINHRAILKHLIASWKIASKQSDRALITIDKEDKIGVDGVVAELLALELLEPELADQARADLAELDDDGWNLTGENAPAWLDPDAYAQLLEIRDAVKAAAPDVPLIFSHNLVRGMGYYTGAIFEIQHPEFSSSLGGGGRYDGMIGRFAGTDAPAAGFSIGFERIVDLLPDDETSALDAVVLLHDRDVPPATLIALQTALVGEGKRVRLEKRTKNVKALLARAAESGYGSVANVSAQTSSVGDLEFRPLA